One genomic window of Leptospira perdikensis includes the following:
- the yajC gene encoding preprotein translocase subunit YajC, with the protein MLNFNFLTPDILILAQEEGAKSSLQSLIIIPIMLVAMYFLVILPNKKEEKKRKEMITNLQKGDNVVTNSGLHGKIVEFKDNNETVVLSVAANTNITFETSAILKKKA; encoded by the coding sequence ATGCTCAATTTTAATTTTTTAACACCAGATATCCTAATCCTTGCCCAAGAAGAGGGTGCAAAGTCGTCCCTACAGTCACTCATCATCATTCCGATCATGTTAGTTGCTATGTACTTCCTTGTGATTCTTCCAAACAAAAAAGAAGAAAAGAAACGTAAAGAGATGATCACAAATCTCCAAAAAGGGGACAATGTTGTGACAAACAGTGGCCTTCACGGAAAGATTGTAGAATTCAAAGATAATAATGAGACCGTAGTTTTGAGTGTTGCTGCCAACACAAACATTACCTTTGAAACTAGCGCTATTCTGAAGAAGAAAGCCTAA
- the trpD gene encoding anthranilate phosphoribosyltransferase, with translation MTVPTTKEILGQVVSGHHLVDTHAELFLSEVMDGKVPETVLASFLTAMKMKGETTDELYGFVRAMRNHAVKPSKKFDFDFLDTCGTGGDGKGTLNVSTLSALTLASLGFKVAKHGNRSVSSLSGSSDILSGLGYKLDQSTADSESEFLRTGFVFLFAPAWHPAMKYAGPVRASLGFRTFFNLIGPLSNPFAPSHQMVGVYDKSLCLPMAEILGRLGSKKAIVCHSRDGLDEFSIFEGTDYAYFDGKETKELVFQPKELGLNAKELDRNTVFSSSKEGAEALFRAVLDPKESTGGTSMVALNAGVAMFLLGAVDDIRTGYETAKAAILEKKVLRFVRETLNLT, from the coding sequence ATGACCGTTCCAACAACTAAAGAAATCCTCGGTCAAGTTGTATCCGGGCACCACTTAGTAGACACTCACGCGGAACTTTTTTTAAGTGAAGTGATGGATGGTAAGGTTCCTGAAACAGTCCTTGCATCTTTTCTCACTGCTATGAAAATGAAGGGAGAAACCACTGACGAGTTGTATGGATTTGTTCGTGCGATGCGTAACCATGCGGTAAAACCTTCTAAAAAATTTGATTTTGATTTTTTGGATACTTGTGGGACAGGTGGGGATGGCAAAGGCACTCTCAATGTTTCCACTCTCTCGGCCCTCACTCTAGCAAGCCTTGGGTTTAAGGTTGCCAAACACGGAAACCGGTCTGTTTCCTCACTCTCTGGAAGTTCTGATATTTTATCCGGGCTTGGTTACAAGTTGGACCAGTCCACTGCCGATTCAGAGTCCGAATTTCTTCGCACAGGATTTGTCTTTTTGTTTGCTCCGGCTTGGCACCCAGCCATGAAATATGCAGGCCCGGTTCGTGCAAGTTTAGGGTTTCGTACTTTTTTTAATTTGATTGGTCCTCTTTCCAACCCATTTGCCCCCTCACACCAAATGGTCGGGGTCTATGACAAATCTCTCTGTCTTCCGATGGCTGAAATTTTGGGAAGGTTAGGTTCCAAAAAGGCAATTGTTTGTCACTCTCGAGACGGACTGGACGAATTCTCTATCTTTGAAGGCACAGATTATGCCTATTTTGATGGGAAAGAGACCAAAGAATTGGTCTTTCAGCCAAAAGAACTGGGCTTAAATGCCAAAGAATTGGATAGGAATACAGTGTTCTCTTCTTCTAAAGAAGGGGCTGAGGCCCTGTTTCGTGCTGTTCTCGATCCGAAAGAATCTACCGGAGGCACTTCCATGGTGGCTCTCAATGCTGGTGTCGCTATGTTTTTACTCGGAGCCGTGGACGATATACGAACAGGATACGAAACTGCCAAGGCAGCCATCCTCGAGAAAAAAGTTCTCCGATTCGTTCGTGAAACATTGAATTTAACATAA
- the pgsA gene encoding CDP-diacylglycerol--glycerol-3-phosphate 3-phosphatidyltransferase has product MEDWKTIANIPNLLTVLRVLALPFFIFALFQKEWEYQIFAFVLFALASLTDLVDGYLARKWNQQTEFGKFLDPLADKFLVIGCFVTFLFIHEPIEVWMVVLIVGRDMLITFLRYIAVRSGNSLRTTMMGKVKTAFQMGAILIILVVFMLISGKRRAMINETYAMGKLAGYSTFEVASQHANEFYTFVETTETLSFKDFFDSIASFVPYFGMLFTTFITVISGLRYIVTNYQLLTFSNLKRIFYDRSNN; this is encoded by the coding sequence GTGGAAGATTGGAAAACCATAGCCAATATTCCGAACCTACTTACGGTTCTGCGGGTTTTAGCCCTTCCTTTCTTTATCTTCGCTCTTTTTCAAAAAGAATGGGAATACCAAATTTTTGCCTTCGTCCTATTTGCCCTAGCTTCTCTCACAGACCTTGTGGATGGATACTTAGCGCGTAAGTGGAACCAACAAACCGAGTTTGGAAAGTTTCTTGATCCCTTGGCTGATAAATTTTTAGTCATCGGGTGTTTTGTTACATTTTTATTCATTCATGAACCTATCGAGGTTTGGATGGTAGTTCTCATCGTCGGACGTGATATGCTCATCACTTTCCTACGTTATATTGCAGTTCGGTCTGGAAATAGCCTTCGTACAACCATGATGGGAAAAGTAAAAACGGCTTTCCAAATGGGAGCTATCCTTATCATTCTTGTGGTTTTTATGCTGATCTCTGGTAAAAGGCGTGCCATGATCAATGAAACATATGCTATGGGGAAGTTAGCTGGTTACTCTACTTTTGAAGTGGCTTCGCAACACGCAAATGAGTTTTATACATTTGTCGAAACAACGGAAACATTAAGTTTCAAAGATTTTTTTGATTCGATTGCTTCTTTTGTTCCCTATTTTGGAATGTTATTCACAACATTCATTACCGTTATTTCGGGTCTTCGTTATATTGTGACCAATTATCAACTCTTAACTTTTTCGAATTTAAAAAGGATTTTTTATGACCGTTCCAACAACTAA
- a CDS encoding MiaB/RimO family radical SAM methylthiotransferase: MPKVKEKTEETPKSFFITTLGCPKNTVDSMAMHQSLLKEGLLPAAGPEASDFHLVNTCTFIQDATKETIQTILDSIDIKKKNKQKLVVVGCFAERAGKEISDDLPEVDLHFGTGKYDKAGEILRKNFPLEFKDLSEFNEDLLERLVTSKGIENYSKPYSYVKISDGCNRGCHFCIIPNLRGKYRDTESSDVLEQTKRAVKAGSKEICLVSQDTVFYGKDTDKLLDLVRSVADVEGLELLRLLYLYPDKKTEKLLDLYKEIPKIAPYLESPLQHVSKSVLKSMNRTGEYSYFKSLFQKARDIRPNLEIRTSFILGFPGETMDDVEEIIRFVEDVKPEKVNLFPYSPQEGTKGATMDGQIKDKEIARRVNLVRDAYLGTLKSIHQNRIGKLYPAVVDEVLEKGAMVRRFQDAPEIDEVVYVEEEGLKVGQFGQVRVDSFYELDMAGTWVV, from the coding sequence ATGCCAAAGGTAAAGGAAAAAACCGAAGAGACACCAAAGTCGTTTTTTATCACGACTCTCGGTTGTCCTAAAAATACTGTTGATTCCATGGCAATGCACCAGTCGCTCCTTAAGGAAGGTCTCCTTCCTGCGGCAGGTCCCGAAGCCAGTGATTTCCATTTAGTTAATACCTGTACGTTTATCCAAGATGCAACCAAGGAAACCATCCAAACCATTTTGGATTCGATTGATATTAAAAAGAAAAACAAACAAAAGTTAGTGGTTGTTGGATGTTTTGCCGAACGTGCGGGAAAAGAAATTTCGGACGATCTTCCCGAAGTAGACCTTCACTTTGGAACTGGTAAATATGATAAAGCAGGGGAGATCCTTCGTAAAAACTTTCCCTTAGAATTTAAAGACCTTTCGGAATTCAATGAAGATCTTTTAGAAAGACTCGTAACGAGTAAAGGCATCGAAAACTATTCCAAACCATACTCGTATGTAAAAATATCCGATGGTTGCAACCGTGGTTGCCATTTTTGTATCATTCCTAATTTACGAGGGAAGTATCGGGATACAGAAAGTTCTGATGTTTTAGAACAAACAAAACGGGCTGTGAAGGCCGGATCCAAAGAAATTTGCCTTGTTTCGCAAGATACTGTATTTTATGGAAAAGATACAGACAAACTTTTGGATTTAGTTCGTTCCGTGGCTGATGTGGAAGGACTCGAACTTCTGCGCCTCCTTTATCTTTACCCTGACAAAAAAACAGAAAAGTTACTCGATCTTTATAAAGAAATCCCTAAAATTGCACCGTATTTGGAAAGCCCCTTACAACATGTTTCCAAGTCCGTTTTAAAATCGATGAATCGTACCGGCGAATACTCTTATTTCAAATCGTTATTCCAAAAGGCTCGCGACATACGCCCCAATTTGGAGATTCGTACTTCCTTCATCCTTGGGTTTCCGGGAGAAACTATGGACGATGTGGAAGAGATCATTCGATTTGTGGAAGATGTAAAACCAGAAAAGGTAAATCTCTTTCCTTATTCCCCACAAGAGGGAACGAAAGGCGCCACTATGGATGGTCAAATCAAAGACAAAGAAATCGCTCGTCGTGTGAATTTGGTTCGTGATGCCTATCTTGGAACTTTGAAATCCATTCACCAAAATCGGATTGGAAAACTTTATCCAGCAGTAGTGGATGAAGTTTTGGAAAAGGGTGCGATGGTTCGTCGTTTCCAAGATGCACCTGAGATCGATGAAGTTGTCTATGTGGAAGAGGAAGGTTTAAAAGTCGGCCAGTTCGGTCAAGTGCGGGTGGACTCTTTCTATGAACTAGACATGGCAGGGACTTGGGTGGTTTAG
- a CDS encoding helix-turn-helix domain-containing protein has product MNTKRVGQILREAREDKKLSVKDVAKETNIAAKYIIALETEDYSQFPAETFALGFLKNYASYLKLDAAMLLNLYRGEQIEESQAPLEELTRPTTTPFNLDRNKIISLVSVFLFVISAYIIYISFEDSGSGSMDEETTEVGSSVETVASSDIPSGINFVSQSVPENASVPFILTEDRGVSFSVNNQQCKMFIKGVSNGKANLGFNIFPEKNVYFFQTSEGEETILSYRIEELTSLRRDIRVVTQAVTEKSAKVLVTLKEEREGAAVKSPVGDVPIQVTLFFSKPSYVEFVLDGQMGERGLVSAGEVKHLEARDRLEIKVGDGGAVEMVQNGKERSVLGKPGKLVKKIFIRKPNPYDSTQSIIGELGE; this is encoded by the coding sequence TTGAACACAAAACGAGTCGGTCAAATACTACGAGAAGCTAGGGAAGATAAAAAACTCTCCGTTAAAGATGTCGCTAAAGAAACAAACATCGCAGCCAAATACATCATTGCTTTGGAAACAGAAGATTACTCCCAGTTTCCGGCAGAGACATTTGCTCTTGGGTTTTTAAAAAACTATGCGAGTTATTTAAAATTAGATGCAGCGATGCTTCTGAATCTTTATCGAGGAGAACAAATAGAGGAATCCCAAGCACCTTTGGAAGAGCTCACTCGTCCGACTACGACTCCATTTAACTTGGATCGAAATAAAATCATTAGTCTTGTTTCCGTTTTTCTTTTTGTGATCTCCGCTTATATCATCTATATTAGTTTTGAAGATTCCGGATCTGGATCTATGGATGAGGAAACTACTGAAGTTGGTTCTTCTGTCGAAACTGTTGCTAGTTCCGATATTCCTTCTGGAATTAATTTTGTATCTCAAAGTGTTCCCGAAAATGCCAGTGTTCCTTTTATTCTAACAGAAGACCGCGGTGTAAGTTTCAGTGTGAACAACCAACAGTGTAAGATGTTCATCAAAGGTGTTTCCAATGGAAAAGCAAATCTTGGGTTTAATATCTTCCCTGAAAAAAATGTATATTTTTTCCAAACCTCAGAAGGGGAAGAAACCATTCTTTCTTATCGCATTGAAGAACTTACATCCTTACGTCGTGACATTCGAGTTGTGACTCAAGCGGTTACAGAAAAATCAGCCAAAGTTCTTGTGACTTTAAAAGAAGAAAGAGAAGGCGCTGCTGTTAAATCTCCTGTGGGAGATGTTCCTATCCAAGTGACTCTCTTTTTCTCCAAACCTAGTTACGTAGAATTTGTGTTAGATGGACAGATGGGAGAAAGGGGACTTGTTTCTGCTGGCGAAGTCAAACATCTAGAAGCTCGGGACAGACTCGAGATCAAAGTAGGGGACGGTGGGGCTGTAGAAATGGTTCAAAATGGAAAAGAACGTTCTGTTCTTGGAAAACCAGGAAAACTGGTCAAAAAAATCTTCATTCGCAAACCAAATCCTTATGATTCAACCCAATCCATCATTGGAGAGTTAGGCGAATAA